A stretch of Lachancea thermotolerans CBS 6340 chromosome D complete sequence DNA encodes these proteins:
- a CDS encoding KLTH0D14454p (conserved hypothetical protein) — protein MYPTVVLRNAQAASKAPSPHAMIYRRFAKPVGKMLTLCVGSYYSLCYAWEWLEKRERALESQKQQRRRSSELPGPV, from the coding sequence ATGTACCCGACGGTAGTGCTTAGGAACGCGCAGGCCGCCTCGAAGGCACCCTCTCCGCACGCGATGATCTACCGGCGGTTCGCGAAGCCGGTCGGCAAAATGCTCACGCTGTGCGTGGGTAGCTACTATTCACTATGCTACGCGTGGGAGTGGCTGGAGAAGCGGGAGCGAGCGCTCGAGTcgcagaagcagcagcggcggcggagCTCGGAGCTGCCAGGGCCCGTGTAG
- the IDP1 gene encoding isocitrate dehydrogenase (NADP(+)) IDP1 (highly similar to uniprot|P21954 Saccharomyces cerevisiae YDL066W IDP1 Mitochondrial NADP-specific isocitrate dehydrogenase catalyzes the oxidation of isocitrate to alpha-ketoglutarate not required for mitochondrial respiration and may function to divert alpha-ketoglutarate to biosynthetic processes) produces MFRRHLSSLPKIKVKSPLVELDGDEMARVIWARIRSRLVLPFLDVDLHYYDLSIQNRDRTEDAVTHDAAHAIARHGVGVKCATITPDEARVAEFGLKRMWRSPNGTIRNILGGTVFREPIVIPRVPRLVPGWQQPIIIGRHAHGDQYRATDTLVPGPGKLELVFRPAGRGAAAARTLHVHDFEGAGVALAMYNTDESIRGFAHASFRLALSKQLNLFLATKNTILKQYDGRFKDLFQQLYDAEYREAFERAGISYEHRLIDDMVAQMIKSRGGFVLALKNYDGDVQSDIVAQGFGSLGLMSSVLITPDGNAFESEAAHGTVTRHFRLHQQGKETSTNSIASIFAWTRGLARRADLDGTPAVADFAHALEGATLRTVQDDAIMTKDLALACGKTDRTAYVTTDEFLQAVEDRLQRELRSIH; encoded by the coding sequence ATGTTCAGGAGACACCTCAGCTCGCTGCCCAAGATCAAGGTCAAGTCGCCGCTCGTGGAGCTCGACGGCGATGAGATGGCGCGCGTCATCTGGGCACGCATCCGGTCCCGGCTCGTTCTGCCGTTCCTCGACGTGGACCTGCACTACTACGATCTCTCGATCCAGAACCGCGACCGCACAGAGGATGCCGTCACACATGATGCGGCGCACGCGATCGCGCGGCACGGCGTGGGCGTGAAGTGCGCGACGATCACTCCGGACGAGGCACGTGTCGCGGAGTTCGGGCTCAAGCGCATGTGGCGGTCGCCTAACGGCACAATACGCAACATCCTGGGCGGCACCGTGTTCCGCGAGCCCATTGTGATCCCGCGCGTGCCGCGGCTGGTGCCCGGCTGGCAGCAGCCCATCATTATCGGTCGGCACGCGCACGGCGACCAGTACCGGGCCACGGACACCTTGGTGCCCGGGCCTGGCAAGCTGGAGCTCGTGTTCCGGCCTGCGGGCCGcggcgcggccgcggcccGCACGCTGCACGTGCACGACTTCGAGGGCGCCGGCGTCGCGCTGGCGATGTACAACACGGACGAGTCGATCCGCGGCTTCGCGCACGCGTCGTTCCGGCTCGCGCTCTCCAAGCAACTCAACCTCTTCCTCGCGACCAAGAACACGATCCTCAAGCAGTACGACGGCCGCTTCAAGGACCTGTTCCAGCAGCTTTACGACGCGGAGTACCGCGAGGCGTTCGAGCGCGCAGGCATTTCATACGAGCACCGCCTCATCGACGACATGGTCGCGCAGATGATCAAGTCGCGCGGCGGCTTTGTGCTCGCGCTCAAGAACTACGACGGCGACGTGCAGTCCGACATCGTCGCGCAGGGCTTCGGCTCGCTGGGCCTCATGAGCTCGGTACTCATCACTCCCGACGGCAATGCATTCGAGAGCGAGGCCGCCCACGGCACAGTCACCCGCCACTTCCGCCTCCACCAGCAGGGCAAGGAGACCTCGACCAACTCCATCGCGTCCATCTTCGCGTGGACCCGCGGCCTCGCCCGCCGCGCGGACCTCGACGGCACCCCTGCCGTTGCGGACTTTGCCCACGCGCTGGAGGGCGCCACGCTACGTACGGTCCAGGACGACGCCATCATGACCAAGGACTTGGCCCTGGCCTGCGGCAAAACCGACCGCACCGCCTACGTGACCACGGACGAGTTCCTACAGGCCGTCGAAGACAGGCTTCAGCGTGAGCTGCGCTCCATCCATTGA